TGGAGATCAGTACACAGCAAATAAACTTGGCAGCAAAAAAGAAAGGTATGACTGTGTAGCTGGTGTGATCAGTCTGCATGATCCATTTTCACAAAAGTTTAATCTAGTTCTTGTGTAGGATTGCTCATGTACATTACACAACTCTGCACATTGAACTTTCTCTTCCTGGCTTATCTGTTAGACACAATCCATTTTGCaatttttctctccattttttcaGAACTCTTGCTTTGATAAAGCCGGATGTAGTAACCAAGATTGGAGATGTCCTGGAACTGATATACTCCTCCAACCTGATTGTGACCAAagccaaaatgacaaaacttaCATGGTAAGGTCAAAGCCTGGCTGGTGAGAGTATCCAATAATACTTCATATTGTCAGTACAGGCATACTGTGGTAATGTATCAGACAAACTCTTgtcagagaggcagacacaggCTACTTCTTGCCAGGTTCCTCACATAAACAGATGGATGGCTCtgctttctcacacacattagGAACATATGGCCTGCCAAGTGCCAAAGTGGCAGACAAGGTTGGCATTTAATTAACAGTTTTATCAGGTGCTTCTTCATGGTGCAAATTCATTATCAAACCCATCTCAGTCTCAGATATAGCAATGAATAATGAGcaattttttacttttacatttgatgCTAAGGTATACTTTGCTGATAATGCTTCTATagttttacttcagtaaaatttTTAATGCCACACTTTTATCTGTAGTAgtgtttgtgaaatgtaaattaaaacagaatgccATCATTTACAAATAAttatgtttactgacaacagtttcctgaagtgttcctgagtccacgtattaatctccttcatcCAACCATtattgacaaagtgttgaaccttgCTTCAgccttgcttgtgagcgactgagtctttccaggatgctcctttcatacccaatcatgatactatcacctgttaccaatcaacctgtttacctgtggaatgatccaaacaggtgtttttggagcgttccacaactttcccagtctttagttgctcctgtcccaactagtCGAAATATGTTGCTgcaacaaattcagaataagcagatatttacaaaaatcaatgaagctgatgagctcacacattaaatatattgtctttgtgctgttttcaattgagtatacgtcagaaaggattagcaaattatcactttctgttttatttatattttacacagcatcccaactttttgggaatcagggttgtacattgTGCTATATTGAAGGATCTGACAAGTACTTAAATATTTGAATGCATAGGAAAGCATTTGAATTCTGGGCTGTAGGCCAAAAAAAATTCTGCATACAactgagaagaaaatgtgtttgtttttaactgtggaatgaaaacttgattaaacaattaacaattaaaaatagtCTCCCCTAGCATTCTGAGTATATGATATCAGTATCCTCAGTGGTTGTGGTAAAACAATATAATagaattgttttttatttttttccaaaaagatTGAGAAGCTATAATCGTACACAACAAAAGGACAGATTCCACACTGTTTCCTTTTACTTGggaaagaaatgacagaaatagtATTGACCTTTGTTAGTGTCTTTGTCAGTAGTTTGGTACATAGTGTTCTCATTGACTACTTGAGATAATCTGGCCACTCATTTACTCCATGGTTTATGATTTTCTTACATTGCAGGAGCCAAGCGGCAGACTTTTATGTGGAACATCAGTCAAAGCCTTTCTTCAAGTGAGTGCCTGTAAATGATTTGCCAGTTTTGAGCAGGTGTGAGCCAGCAGTGAACAGTTCAGGAGTCCAGCCACTATCATTAACAGAACCTTTGACAATAAACCTAATGACATTGTAGTGACATTGAAACACAGTCAATAAACATAACTGACCCACTGCTAGTAGGAATCACTTACATGAATGACTTATTCTGTCATTGCTCCATTTCAAAGTAACCTGGTACAGTTTCTGTCCTCGGGCcctgtggttgccatggagcTGATGGGTGATGAGGCCATGTCTATCTGGAGGAGGCTCCTGGGACCTGCAGACTCTGCTGTGGCGCAGAGGGAGGCACCGCAGAGTGTCCGTGCCCACTTTGGAACAGATGGCATCAAAAATGTTGGACATGGCTCTGATTcagttgctgcagcagcacgaGTAAGCATGTGATGCTATCCTGTTAGCTATAATCATGTTTGTTATGTGCCCTTGCACTCTGTGCTCCACATTCCCAGAAATGATGACTCACTCTAAATTGtttttatcctgtttgttttattaggagcttgaattttttttcccatccacAATTGGCCACGGCCCCTCTAATACAGCCATCTATAAAGACTGCACATGCTGCATCATTAAACCTCATGCCATATCAGAAGGTAGGGTCATATTATCAATTTGTCTAGCGATTTGTCTGTCTTGatcatttgtctgtctgttgctgcaTCTATAAATTATGCAGTTGCAAGTCCACTGACTTTTTTAACTGTTTCCCTTCCTCCTATggctgttaatgtgtttgtgtcacactgaggcacTACATGGTTACCAAATTTGGCTTTGGATTTTTCCAAATCCCTGCCTGATCCCTGTTCATGGAGCATGCCACTAGAGCTGTGacctgtgaaatgtgaaattctCTGGACAGGGCTgaagtatgcacacacaaagttgTTGACTGAGGAGAGACCTGGACTGGTTGTCCAGGACATATAAGTCCAAACGTAGTTCACTCCAATAAACACACCCACCATGGTCTCATATAAATTGATTTAATCTTTATTTCTGATTTAGGTGCTTATCCTCAATAGTAATTTGTTTGGTATCTGATTTGGACTTGGTTTATATTTAGTTTCCATGAATGTATTTGTGCTCACTTTGTGCTTTTAATTGTATTCTTTTAAACATCAGGGTGGAAAATTAACAACAGCCACCGGCCAAATGCTgctaaaaagacacaaaataatgattactACTGAGTGGCTCGTGAATTTGaacgtctgtctgtcagtaGCTGCTAGATGTTCACACAAGTTTCTTTCCCTAAACATTAACTAAACTAAGTTGGTGATCATGGTAAAGACTgttgtagactcttagtcttgttcAAAAACTATTGTGTACATAGCAACATGGAACCCTCCTCATTTTTGCacaagcagaaatcagctgagaCAAACATTGCGAGCTGTGATGACACTTTGATTGGGTGATGCACATCCTTCCTTGCAATGTTTATTCAGAAGGAATATCAGGAAAAAAAGCCACAGAATTAAAAGGACCCAGCAGAAATGAAACCATTAATAGTTTTCATGTGTTCAGGGTTATTTTATTCCCAGTTTATAGACCTTTCTCATGACATTTTGGCctataaaaacagcattaataatGTCTTGATACAGCATGTAGCTGTGCTGGCACTGTGCATGCTGCTTGCTGGTATGACTTTCTGCCACACCTAACTGGAATGATGCCATGAACAATACGTTATTACTAtagttccacctgtgcttttcctgctatgacaagttGAAATGTTTGCCGTGAGAAAGGTCCATGAGAGAGGACCCATTAAAAAACAATGGGAGTATGGGCATGCAGTGTTTTGCTGCAGGGCAGAATTGAGCAACAACTGTAAAATTAAATTCCCCGGATGGATGTTTGAATAACTGCTAGTATTTATTCATGATGGTTATCATTTATTCTTCACAGTAAACACTTGTGGTGTTGTaacaaattaataaatgaataaggGCTGCAACCTGCTGCTTGTCATTAGTTCAAATCAGTCACATTCGTTCAGCACTTTATTGTTGACTTAAAgagaaattaattatttatgcTCTCTTCCTGCTGGTCAAGTATATTTGAGGAGGAGTAGATGTACCTCACAGTGTCAGCCCACAAATATCTCTGTTGTTGTCTGGCATTTTAAAAGGTGTTTGTCCAGCAGACATCATTTAAAGCAGGCAGTGCTGTCTACAGTATAACTGACAGTTCTTTTGCTCACTAAGACATGATTTTTTTACACACTAACTGGACTGCCATTTGTCTCCAGATATTCATGTTGTAAAGAGATGGCAGCCGATATGAAGCTATTGTCAAAGTCCTCCTAACCAATTAGATCAATTTATGAGCAAATTTGAGGTGAGAAACGTGCTGTATTTTATGCCTACAACACCTCATGTGAACAGTGGTCACGAGTTGCAGGAGCTTTGAGAGGCAGCACCATTGCCCCAGTCGCCCTTGGTAATTTGTTGAGTGGTCTGGCGTCCATCTACCAGACTTTTCCcattttcagtcactttttatTAGAATCGGTCTTGAGTAATTCTGGCTTTGGGTTTTGAGATGCATAAGGGAGAAGTTCCTAAATTGCTCAGATGATGTAACCTGTGTTGTACCTACAATACAATGTTTACCTTCAAATGTCAGGTGACACCTTTGCTCTGAGCCAAAAATAGTAACCCAGTCTGAGGGGCTTGGCCAGCTGAGCACAAACTGGGTCAGTTCAATGACAAATGGTATCAGAAGGCCTGCTTTGAGTTCCCTTGAAGATCACTTAAGAGGCCAAATTATGCTCCAGCTAAATGTACAGGGCGCAGCCAATCACTACGGTGACTAAGGACGTGGTGGCTGAAAATGCACTCAGACATGACTGGAATAGAGAAGCTTCTGTTGCCAGGCACCCAGAGTAGGATCTCCTAGCAACAGTACCAGCTGCTTTTGGGAGCTGCGCTGTGTGTGCCTATCCTAAGCAGGCTGCTGACTGCTGCCTGTGGAGGGCACAGAGGACTCAGGAGGTGGTTACTTACCTAATGCGCTCATAACTGGACTGTGACCCAACAATTACCCACATGCAAGAGAAATTAATCAGCACTTGCTGAAGCGCCCGGTCCGGACTGAAAGTCACGATTACACCCAACAGCATTTACGGTTAATGGAGAAGGTAGACTCCTGGCATCCTGCCACACGGGTACACAGGCTACTTTTTATCAGGATGTCAGACTGAGATTATGAGACTGGCGCCCTCTTTCAATTATGCGTCTGCAGCAGTCTGaccttcactgtcactgtttcGCATTCGTCACTGTGCTTCTACCATTTTTACAATAACGTACGACCAATACTGCTCCGTGTCTGAGGACATCTGAAAGACAATCTGACTGTTCTTTGTCCAAAGGAGACAATAATCTGAGGTTGTGACAACATGAGATAACATTTATGTCTGAATAGGACCATTATGGTGCTTCATAGCACCTTCAATAACAATAACTAGTCGTTTAATATAAATAGATATAATGTTATTCATTTGATCATGTGATGTAAACTGCTTTACTTAAATTTACTGTGAGTGCTGCTACAGAAATCCTTTGGTCGGGATCACATTGAAGAGTTTATTGTTGCAGTAACCACATTGCTTGTCACTCTGTGTTAACCTGCGGATCATAAAAACTCATAGATATGAAcagctttgatgtttttctcaggtCTGACTGGGAAGATCCTGAACTCCATATCTGCTGCTGGATTTGAAATCTCTGCCCTTCAGATGGTAAAAGTTTAACAAACAATTATCCTTTGCTCATATAGTCCTGTGGAGTCTGTCATTCATTTGCTGTCCTTGCTATCTTTTCACTATGCTCGCGTAAACTAGTTTTACAAGAGCATGAGTTTTCTGCTCACATGCCAATTTATTTTAGCTGCTTTGGTGTAATGAATACATGCACTGCATTGACTTTCTCTGATACAACCTGACCTCATAATTGAACTCAGTGTCACTGCTGCCAACAGTGACCTCTCACAGTCCATTCGTTTTGGCTCAGATGTGATGCACATTCTGGGTCAcaggacaaaaataaatcaatcaggGTTTTATCACCGTATCCACATGCAGAACATGCTGATTTCATATCCTTGATGTTCTTAAAACATTAGTGAGTCTTTCTTTTTTatggaaatgtattttgtgataGTAGAGCTGTTGTTCAAAAGCACAGACACAAGTGTGTACTACATATGTATTCCACTGTGAAACAACcatttttgtgcttgttttttaatatttccttcTCACAGTTCAACGTGGACCGAGCAAACGCAGAAGAATTCTATGAAGTTTACAAAGGTGTTGTCACAGAATATCCGGTGAGTATAAACACTACGTTGTTTTGCCATCATAGCAAGTACCTGCATCACAGTCCTGTTAACTGTTACTTTTGCTGGTAATAACGCAAACACTGGCTAATCTTTTGTAAAGATCTAGAGGGGATCAGATTTTGTTCATAACCAATGTCATGTTTGAAGGTGAGTCATTGCATATTACCATTTTCAGCATAATTATTCATTTGAGTCAAAGAAGTCAGATTCATTATCCCACACTCTCTCCCTGCAGAGTATGGTGACGGAGCTGTGTTCTGGACCCTGCATGGTCCTAGAGATCCATGGCACCGACACACCGCAGTCATTCAGGGAATTCTGTGGGCCCGCCGATCCAGTGAgtcaaatcattttaaatactATTTGCTATTTCCGCATTAGATTCTGCATTAGAAGCCTGTTCGACAAGTAAAATGTCAAAGGGTCTGAATGTGgtgaaaatcaatcaatcaatcaatcaatcaatcgtcTCTAAATTATTATCCCTCCGTCATCCTCTCTTTGAACTGAGTTTTTCAAATGCCCTTGTGATGACCGACAGACAACCACAAACATGTTCACACAAAGTGCCAGTTTCACACATGACAACACTCAAAACAACACGGACTCGAAACAACACTCAGCTGTCGGTTGTTTGGTGCACGTAGCTGAAACTAATGCAGTGTAACACAACAGACCTCCAATAAACCCTCTCCTCACTGTATTATACTGTCTCTAATATTTAGTTTACCCTGATAGGTAATATTGTCCCTTTCACACCATTTGTGCTGCTGCGTGAGTTAAGTTGTTCTGAAAAAAGCAACTGCCGTGTTAAGTTTTTATTGCCCTTCCTCACTCTCCTTTTATGTCCTGTATTCTGCATTGTCGAGCTAAATCGTCTAAGTTTAGTTTTTACTCTGTGATCTCAGTCTGGGACACATCTGCTGAGATGTCATTAAGCCTGGCATCTGGAAGCCAGGTGACTGAGGAGCCCATATTTATATGAACTGAGCTGAGCACATGAAGTAATGCAcacctgtttgttttaaaaaatcctgACCAAATAAATATAGGAGCTTATGTGATTAGATGAAAGGATTGGCATATGAAATAAacatgcgtgtgtttgtttatgggTACTGTGGAAGCAGTGCTGCAGGGCTACGCAAGTGCATGATGTGAAATCTAATGATAAGACGCTCTGCATCAAATCACTGTTTACTTACCAGAAAAATAAGGGACTACAAACCTACATAATACCACTACAAGTTCAGCAGgtgtctgtgtctcagctgtCCCTCAGATTAAAGACAGTTCCTGTAATTTCCtatttttcatattgttttattcagtttatttatttgttcgTTGTGCTCTCTGACGTTATCCATCAGTCGTCCCAGGCCAGTGCCAAAATGTTACTCACAGTGCAgccacagagcaggaagagggtTAGTTAATTGGCTAATGATTTCCAGGCCACATGACACTACACCACTGCTCATTGATGCCAAAATAATGAAACCTTTGCAACTGCCCTCTCTCATTTTATTAGTTACCCTCTCCAGATTACCCTTCTCCAGATCTGCCTCTGGTTTGGTACTGTACTGTTCAGGCTGCTGCCAGAGGTTCActccttcagctgctctcaACCTTCTTTGTCCGTTACAGCCTCCATAGCCTCTTTGATTGCTTCAGACTTTACTGACTAACCGGGAGGTCAAGCAGTTTCATCAGTCCATGACCTCAGTCTCACCTCAGCATTGTCTGACAATAATCTAAACCTGAGCACTCAGTGCAGTTCACTCATGTCATATACTAGATAAATGGAAAGTCACAGCAGCACTAAGAGAAGAAATGTTGTCGGCTAGATCAGTGTGTTCGAGGCTAGCAACGggggggtgtgtttgtgtgtttgtgcccgtgcgtgcgtttgtgtgtgtgtgcgcatgcgtgcgtgcatgtgtgtgtgtgctaagtACCAAAGTACAGTACATGTTCTTGTCAAAAGCAGCGTGTAAAGACATTCCAGGCGTCATTATCAGGCTGACAGATTGGACTGGACAAACACTTTAAGGCCAGACTGTATGAAGAGGTCAGAATGTTTTTAATAGGTAAGGATCATTGATTAATTCCATTTGACTGAAGCCCAATCTATAAACAACACAGGTCttgtgtgaaaaaacacatgactgtacAGCTGAATGGCTGGATTAAGTGACCTCAAATACACTTCATCATATTAGAGTTGATGGTGGATCAATTCAGCTGTAATATTCCCTCAAAGAAGAGAGCAGAAGCATCTAAAAATGTGACACAAGATATATGACATCTATAACGACGTGCTATAAATCTAACCATAAAGGATGGTCGTGTATTCACACCTCCACACCCTTGCACTCACTCAGTCATGAGACTGTGCTCTGCCTTGTGATGTTTGTTAATATCAGAGTGGAGGCCTGTACCCTCTTCCTTCTACCATTGGGTTGTATTTTCTTATAGTCTGTCCCCTTTAAATCAACAGCGTAATAAATCATTGGTGCCCCTCACTACACACCAGCATTGCATGGTGGTCAGCATGCTGTGTTGTCCAACTTTGTCTTACAGTAAATGATGAGTGTGAGACGGTCAAATAGCCCTGAACCTCCTGTTGCTCGAGGCTAAGATGCTATCCCTGCGTCATGTTGTTTAAAATAGGATTTTCCTATTGATTTTTTGACCCATCTATGTAATGCCTTCTTGGAGAAAGATATcagctgtctgtgctggtgGCCACTAGGCTAAATTTAGTGCAGCGTAGCGTAGTGCCTTCAAAAGATAAACCTGAGTAGATCAGAAATGTAGCTGGATTTACCCCCATCACACAAAttgatgttctttttttccgCATTTCGTCAATagtattaattaattaatagtatatttttctttatctggTCAATCGTTATGTGCAATAAAAATAGGAAGCGAGGTGCTAACacacagtagtagtagtagttgtagtagtggTAGGAATACAGTTATGAAAGACTAAGAggtcataaaaacacaagaaagaagATTCCAACAAAGCTATCCACTTATGATaagataaatagaaaataagagACAAGAGTGATAACCCTGGTGTTTGAGGTCTAGGACACGTCATCAATAATAATTCTCTACAAGGTATTTGTACaatatgttttcaaaatgtACTCATGGTGGCAAGACAAGTATTgctctgagtttttttttaatatgattgctttatttaaaacaggctccaaaatgtaaaaaaaagttgagaatTGGCCCCACTAAGGATTATGTCAAATTCATAGGAAAGACATTTGTCCAAGATGTAGACGGCACTTTTATTCAGCTGTTAAATTGTTAAAATGACACACAGTAATCCTTGTGATGTCTTCTTTCTTCTCAACCGAAAGCCCTTTTTCCCACCAGGCTATATGTAGTTATGAGTAGTATTTTAATTGTCTCCAGCAGCTGTTCACCGTCACTGGCGTGTAAATGCTGTATTCGTATGTTTGTAAGTGGTGGTTAAAAATGAGCAGAATCAGTCTATAACATGATGACTGAAACGAAGTGAGCTCACTTCAGCAGGTTTGGACCGTCTGTGGTGCATGAAGGTCGTTTGGATTGATGGCCATGAAACCACCGGGGCACTCTGCTTCAGCCATCTCTGTCCACAATGGCCGGCAGTCGTTTCGAGAACTTCCGTCCAGCAAACTGGAGactcattaaaatcaaattaaaccCTGACTGCAGGTCACTCATGGGTAACTAATGCAATTACAGAGAGCAGTGCTTCACAAAGAATTCTTTTATCACTAAGTAAATCTTCCATTCAATTCCCCTTTGCCATCCTTGGCTTTAGTCTAATCCAGCGTGAAACACATGAACGACAGGCTACTGCTGTTTTGCAGATAGTTAGCCTGTACAGGCTGCTGTATGTAGCTTCCTGAGACACAAACCAACAACGTGCAGACACGTACCAGTGACACAGAAATGGCTTGAAAATGGAGAAGctacagaagaagaagtttacagccatgctagcagctctgtgagactgtacttagacacagcagtgctttaagataaatattaatgttagcatactaaGATGCTCACAATGACTAGGGTTAGATTTAGGGGGTTACCCTGATCTAATGAGATCAAGTTGATTGACATCTGCCAATCAAAAATCATCAGCTCATAGACACATTTGTTGGTCCCCTTGAATGTGTCAGCATCATCAGCTTTCATGAAACCACACAGTATTTTAAAGTTCGGCTTATAGATCTTGAGCCTTTACAGGTTGAGTAAGTGAAAGTGTTTATAGTTTCTTGGTGCTCTTCTCTAAGTCTTCCTGTGGGTTTTTTCCCGTCCTTTTTGaagaatatataaatatatatatgaaggTAGACTATTAATACTCCCAAATTTGCCATCCAGTCACTCTGGCTTTCAGGTTTTGCACTCAGGTGGAATTATAATAATCAAATATCAATATGTGATGATAATAAGTCATCAGAATGTTCCTATTTTAACATGCTAAGCAAAATTATGTCCTCAAAACACAGGACTGTTTGGAAAAGAGCTAAAATAGAAGTGAGTTGACCCACAGTTCCCAGGTGATCCACAGTTCCCATGATCCTTgaactttcttcttctttcaaagTCAATTCATTGTTGTGCAGGAGAATCGTTTGAACCAGGAGAAATGTTTTCCACATGGCTTTTGTTTTAAGAGACCGTGAATAGCTTGGAGGAGAAGGCTCGGTTGAGCGATGACCTTGAAACTTGTTCCTGCCTTTTGTTTGTGGTCTCATAAACCACAGGACGATTAAGAACTTGTCATAGAAAATGTTTCCCTGCCGTAAAACGCAGTCAGATTCTTTTCTCGACAAACAAACCTGAGGTGGTGTGAATGTCTCATAACGCGCTGCAGTATTTTGATTCTGTGATTaaaagaaagaggacagagtTGCAGTGGTTTGTTTTGATCAGTTTGAAGTAAATTCACTTTGATGTTGACCCTACTGCTCGAATAAGATCAAACGCACCTTTCAAAGCATGAAATATCACGTGACTTGCTTTTCCCAATGCATCAGATATTACATGAGTACAATATGTTCCTTAACTTGCATTCCTGTGGAGTTAATAGTCATCTCAGCGAAGTAATTATTCACATATTGTCCCTCCCCTGATGGCAGACCCTGTGGGAGGTTTGCATTTCCTGGAGGCGCCGAGTAGCAAAGGGCACGAGAGCCCGGCTCTGACCTTGGGAGTGTCTGATGTTGAAATAGACTCAAGATAAAGCCGCTGCCTGGAGAAAAGCAATGTAAAGGCGAACTAAGTCTTTCATATTTCAATTTTCATAATGTCTTTGTTGTGTACATTAATGGGGACATATCTAAGGGTATTGAAATTGCATTTGAGTAGTTTAGGAGCTGCATTAAATAGAAACGAGTATTATGGGAAAGTATTGTATCTGGAGATCATGTAGTAAGCCTCATAATATCAATACCTGTTGCAGTATTACAGCAGGAGACTGAGActgtgaatatttcttccatTCAGAAATGTTAATAGGAAGCAAAAGTAATCTATTCTaccattcagtgtgtgttttctcacttccTGTAGAGGATCACATGGCCAGTTGCTGAGTAATCACTGTGTCTTAGGAACACGCAACAGTACAGGATGTTCCATTTCAAATTTCTCATCTGCACAGGATTTGTCATTGTTTGTGAGACTCAGCCGAACGCCAGTTAGATCTCATCAGTGCGGGATTCACAGTCAAGATGTTTTCACTCAACAGGAAATTTCCCGGCATCTGCGTCCCACCACATTGCGTGCTCTTTATGGCAAAGACAAAGTGAAAAACGCAGTCCACTGTACAGACCTCCCTGAAGACGCTGTCCTGGAGGTGGGTGCCATGTCACTGCCACACGCACATTGTACCCTCCATGTACCGTAGAATACGCCCACATTTCATCTGTGCTCCTCCTCTGATCCCACAAATAGGTTTCCTCATTGTCTTTCGGTCCATGCATAAATAACTAACTTGCGTTTAGCCAAGAACAAAACCCCCGGCTCTGTGAAGCCGCGTCTTTAGACGAGTCTCATGACTCTGCTCTGTGGGCTGGGGCAACCTCAGCTCACACTGGTTTTGAGGAGAACAAGAATGGCAGAGGAATTTGAAACAAAACCATTGTTTTGCAGGGAGTGGGTCTGACCCATCGAGCGTCATTGTTCAGGAAAACTCCTGATCTGTGGCTTGGACAAATGCCTCCTTGTTAAACATTAGCCTGTGACTGACTGAGCTGCCATTTTCCCAAGACTGGGACATAGTGGCCCAGAAAGGGCTTGTGCACAGGAGAATTTACTCTGTGAACTTTCACAATGTCACTATTCTGACTACAGAGAGGAAGGGCTGGCTCATACTTTGATGTTAAGGCTTAATCAGGAGATGCTGTGATTCATTTTCAATTCCTTTTTACAGGTGCAGTATTTCTTCAAGATTTTGGATGGGTGAATGCAAAGGGGAAAAACATGTAACTACATATTCAAAGACGTCACAGTtgtctcatttttctgtttattgtttcaGCCGTATGCAGATTAAATAAAGTGACAAGAGCAGACTCCTGACAAGTGTTTTGATCTTCAACATTGAATTAAGTATTTTCACACCAACTAAACATCTTATTGAGATACTGCATTGCCTCTGATATTCTCTAACTTTTTGACCAGCGACTTTGGTATTGGATTCATACATTaaactttgaaaaaaatgtacaacTGCATAAATATAAAATTCTTCCACCATGAAAATGGCTAAAACATTCAATAGTAAGTAGCATCACATCATGTGATGTCTCCAGCAAAACAGATTTCAAAGCACTGAGTTGCCACTGTGCCCATGGAGGTGACAGTCTTCTAGGCTGGACCCACAAAGCTCTACACTATGAATTAAGAATGAACAGATGTAAGAGtatcaaacagaaatgtcatcaAACCATATCC
This DNA window, taken from Chelmon rostratus isolate fCheRos1 chromosome 4, fCheRos1.pri, whole genome shotgun sequence, encodes the following:
- the nme7 gene encoding nucleoside diphosphate kinase 7, whose translation is MEDRYAFLTEWYDPTAALLRRYQLFYYPKDGSVEMFDVKNQRIFLRRTKYDNLHPEDLFVGNRVNVFSRQLNLIDYGDQYTANKLGSKKERTLALIKPDVVTKIGDVLELIYSSNLIVTKAKMTKLTWSQAADFYVEHQSKPFFNNLVQFLSSGPVVAMELMGDEAMSIWRRLLGPADSAVAQREAPQSVRAHFGTDGIKNVGHGSDSVAAAARELEFFFPSTIGHGPSNTAIYKDCTCCIIKPHAISEGLTGKILNSISAAGFEISALQMFNVDRANAEEFYEVYKGVVTEYPSMVTELCSGPCMVLEIHGTDTPQSFREFCGPADPEISRHLRPTTLRALYGKDKVKNAVHCTDLPEDAVLEVQYFFKILDG